A region from the Microbispora sp. ZYX-F-249 genome encodes:
- a CDS encoding DUF1330 domain-containing protein, whose amino-acid sequence MTAYAVAQLRDVNLGDDIVEYLRRIDATLEPFGGRFIIHGGEPEVLEGAWTHTLIVIEFPDLGRARAWYRSPAYQEILPLRTGNSSGDAVLIEGVDEDHKATDVLAG is encoded by the coding sequence ATGACTGCCTACGCCGTCGCCCAGCTCCGCGACGTCAACCTCGGCGATGACATCGTGGAGTACCTGCGGCGCATCGACGCCACGCTGGAGCCGTTCGGCGGCCGTTTCATCATCCACGGCGGCGAGCCCGAGGTGCTGGAGGGCGCCTGGACGCACACCCTCATCGTCATCGAGTTCCCCGACCTCGGCAGGGCGAGGGCGTGGTACCGGTCGCCCGCCTACCAGGAGATCCTCCCGCTGCGCACCGGGAACTCCTCCGGCGACGCCGTGCTCATCGAGGGTGTGGACGAGGACCACAAGGCGACGGACGTGCTGGCGGGCTGA
- a CDS encoding glycoside hydrolase family 3 protein, whose translation MSHRRSAMLSASAALALALSLGAGPARAADDYRFRNPSLPLAQRVDDLLGRLTPDEKIAMLHQYAPAIDRLGIKMFKTGTEALHGVAWSTDHTNNGAVVTAKGTVFPQAVGLASTWDPALIKRVGSAVGDEARGYHAENPTVWGLNLWAPVVNLLRDPRWGRNEEGYSEDPLLTGAISTAYGSGMVGDDPDHLKTAPTLKHYLANNNEVNRDTTSSELPPRVKHEYDEAAFKPAIEADAATGVMASYNLVNGRPNTVNPDLDGVVRSWTDRTLFNVSDAWAPNNLVQTEKYYATQPEAAAALIKAGLDSFTVDDTNGGPTVASVKEALSKGLLSQSDVDDAVRHQLSVRFRLGEFDPDGGPYARITKDVVNSPANQKLARETAAKAMVLLKNSGGALPLKPGRKVAVVGPLADVLYTDWYSGSLPYKVTPLDGIKERAASVTSSEGVDRIALKDVATGKYISAPAAGGDLKESATSAGVTEQFDAFDWGQGVLTLRSVANGKYVSRANWATLANTAEQPSGWFVQEQFKLERQADGTYLLRYAGYETSESWFGSDTYVKASSDGTLSLTSADQATHYAKEVVSSGADDAVAKAKAADVAVVVVGSMPFINGREAHDRTDMNLAEGQEALVKAVKAANPNTVVVLENSYPTTINWAQDNVPAILWTTHAGAETGHALADVLYGDVNPAGRLTQTWYRSADELPGILDYDIVKKDRTYLYYQGRPLYPFGYGLSYTSFAYQGLKAVRKGDAYEVSVKVTNTGSRAGDEVVQLYTHQHRSRVKQPVKQLRAFQRVTLAPGQTRTVAFSVAKSDLALWDVTRNKWTVENATHDVLVGSSSANIRQRATINVQGENIPHRDLSKTTRAVDFDDYSGIHLVDETKERGDAVAGASGGWIAFKDVQLRNSRNVTAGVASAGGGTIEVRLGSPTGAKVGTIPVAATGGIYNWATAAAPLSGANGVKDVYLVFTGDLRIKDLTLS comes from the coding sequence ATGTCCCATCGCCGTTCGGCGATGCTGTCCGCGTCGGCCGCCCTGGCCCTGGCACTGAGCCTGGGCGCCGGCCCCGCGAGGGCGGCCGACGACTATCGGTTCCGGAACCCGTCGCTGCCGCTCGCGCAGCGCGTCGACGACCTGCTCGGCCGGCTCACGCCGGACGAGAAGATCGCGATGCTGCACCAGTACGCCCCCGCGATAGACCGCCTCGGCATCAAGATGTTCAAGACGGGCACCGAGGCGCTGCACGGCGTCGCCTGGTCGACCGACCACACGAACAACGGCGCCGTGGTCACCGCCAAGGGCACCGTCTTCCCCCAGGCGGTCGGCCTGGCCAGCACCTGGGACCCCGCTCTGATCAAGCGGGTCGGCTCCGCCGTCGGCGACGAGGCCCGCGGCTACCACGCCGAGAACCCCACCGTGTGGGGGCTCAACCTCTGGGCGCCCGTGGTCAACCTGCTGCGCGACCCCCGCTGGGGACGCAACGAGGAGGGCTACTCCGAGGACCCCCTGCTGACCGGCGCCATCTCCACCGCGTACGGCTCGGGCATGGTGGGCGACGACCCCGACCACCTGAAGACGGCGCCCACGCTGAAGCACTACCTGGCCAACAACAACGAGGTCAACCGCGACACCACGTCGTCGGAGCTGCCGCCGCGGGTGAAGCACGAGTACGACGAGGCGGCCTTCAAACCGGCCATCGAGGCCGACGCGGCGACCGGCGTGATGGCGTCGTACAACCTCGTCAACGGCCGGCCGAACACGGTCAACCCCGATCTGGACGGCGTGGTCCGCTCCTGGACGGACCGGACGCTGTTCAACGTCTCCGACGCCTGGGCGCCGAACAACCTCGTGCAGACCGAGAAGTACTACGCGACCCAGCCCGAGGCGGCCGCCGCGCTGATCAAGGCGGGCCTCGACAGCTTCACCGTGGACGACACCAACGGCGGCCCGACGGTCGCGTCCGTCAAGGAGGCGCTGTCGAAGGGCCTGCTGAGCCAGTCGGACGTGGACGACGCGGTCCGGCACCAGCTCAGCGTCCGGTTCCGGCTCGGCGAGTTCGACCCCGACGGCGGGCCGTACGCGAGGATCACCAAGGACGTGGTCAACAGCCCGGCGAACCAGAAGCTGGCCCGTGAGACCGCGGCCAAGGCGATGGTGCTGCTGAAGAACTCCGGCGGCGCGCTGCCGCTGAAGCCCGGCAGGAAGGTCGCCGTGGTCGGCCCGCTGGCCGACGTGCTCTACACCGACTGGTACTCGGGCAGCCTGCCGTACAAGGTGACCCCGCTCGACGGGATCAAGGAGCGGGCGGCGTCGGTGACCTCGTCGGAGGGCGTCGACCGCATCGCGCTGAAGGACGTCGCCACGGGGAAGTACATCAGCGCGCCCGCGGCCGGCGGCGACCTGAAGGAGAGCGCGACCTCGGCCGGCGTCACCGAGCAGTTCGACGCGTTCGACTGGGGTCAGGGCGTGCTGACGCTGCGCAGCGTCGCCAACGGCAAGTACGTCAGCCGGGCCAACTGGGCGACGCTGGCCAACACCGCCGAGCAGCCGTCCGGCTGGTTCGTGCAGGAGCAGTTCAAGCTGGAGCGGCAGGCCGACGGCACGTACCTGCTGCGGTACGCCGGCTACGAGACGTCCGAGAGCTGGTTCGGGTCGGACACCTACGTCAAGGCGTCGTCCGACGGCACGCTGAGCCTGACCTCCGCCGACCAGGCCACGCACTACGCCAAGGAGGTCGTCTCCAGCGGCGCCGACGACGCCGTCGCCAAGGCCAAGGCCGCCGACGTGGCGGTCGTCGTGGTCGGCAGCATGCCGTTCATCAACGGCCGCGAGGCCCACGACCGCACCGACATGAACCTCGCCGAGGGCCAGGAGGCGCTGGTCAAGGCCGTGAAGGCGGCCAACCCGAACACGGTGGTGGTGCTGGAGAACAGCTACCCGACCACGATCAACTGGGCGCAGGACAACGTCCCGGCCATCCTGTGGACCACCCACGCGGGCGCCGAGACCGGGCACGCCCTCGCCGACGTGCTGTACGGCGACGTCAACCCGGCCGGCCGGCTCACCCAGACGTGGTACCGCTCTGCGGACGAGCTGCCGGGCATCCTCGACTACGACATCGTCAAGAAGGACCGGACGTACCTGTACTACCAGGGCAGGCCGCTCTACCCGTTCGGCTACGGCCTGTCGTACACGTCGTTCGCCTACCAGGGCCTCAAGGCGGTGCGGAAGGGCGACGCGTACGAGGTCTCGGTGAAGGTGACCAACACCGGCTCCCGGGCCGGCGACGAGGTCGTGCAGCTCTACACGCATCAGCACCGCTCGCGGGTGAAGCAGCCGGTCAAGCAGCTCCGCGCGTTCCAGCGGGTGACGCTGGCGCCGGGGCAGACCAGGACGGTCGCCTTCAGCGTCGCAAAGAGCGACCTCGCGCTGTGGGACGTCACTCGCAACAAGTGGACCGTCGAGAACGCCACCCACGACGTGCTCGTGGGGTCGTCCTCGGCGAACATCCGGCAGCGGGCGACGATCAACGTGCAGGGCGAGAACATCCCCCACCGCGACCTGTCGAAGACCACCCGGGCGGTCGACTTCGACGACTACTCGGGCATCCACCTGGTCGACGAGACCAAGGAGCGCGGCGACGCCGTGGCGGGCGCGAGCGGCGGCTGGATCGCGTTCAAGGACGTCCAGCTCCGCAACTCCAGGAACGTGACGGCCGGGGTCGCCTCGGCGGGCGGCGGGACGATCGAGGTGCGCCTCGGCTCGCCGACCGGCGCCAAGGTGGGCACGATCCCGGTCGCCGCGACCGGCGGGATCTACAACTGGGCCACCGCGGCCGCGCCCCTGTCCGGGGCGAACGGCGTGAAGGACGTCTACCTCGTCTTCACCGGCGATCTCCGGATCAAGGACCTCACCCTGAGCTGA
- a CDS encoding carbohydrate ABC transporter permease yields the protein MTPDRTIRQPGRWAVLAALVVLAVVMLFPFVIVTLNAVKSPAEYSSGGPLSLPHGLYLDGIAAFWDRVDFGLKLWNSLLISGVVAVAAVVLSVLNAYALGIGKVRGRLWILVVFLVANTLPQEALVYPLYFLAKKAGLYDSKLAVILIFTVIQAAFGTYLLSSVLGQFPRAILEAAEIDGASRWRMLWRIVVPISRPTLSVLLIFFFIWTWNEFFLPLVFLIDNDNQTVPVALASLQGEKMMDATTTSASALLGIVPAVAFFLIFQRTLTRGVTVGAIK from the coding sequence GTGACCCCCGATCGCACCATCCGCCAGCCGGGACGATGGGCTGTGCTCGCGGCGCTGGTCGTGCTCGCGGTCGTGATGCTGTTCCCGTTCGTCATCGTCACGCTCAACGCGGTGAAGTCCCCGGCCGAATACTCCTCGGGCGGCCCGCTGAGCCTGCCCCACGGGCTCTACCTGGACGGAATCGCCGCCTTCTGGGACCGCGTCGACTTCGGCCTGAAGCTGTGGAACAGCCTCCTGATCAGCGGTGTCGTCGCGGTCGCCGCCGTGGTGCTGTCGGTGCTCAACGCGTACGCGCTGGGGATCGGCAAGGTGCGCGGGCGGCTGTGGATCCTGGTGGTCTTCCTGGTCGCCAACACGCTGCCGCAGGAAGCGCTGGTCTACCCGCTCTACTTCCTGGCGAAGAAGGCGGGGCTGTACGACTCGAAGCTCGCCGTCATCCTGATCTTCACGGTGATCCAGGCGGCCTTCGGGACCTACCTGCTCTCGTCGGTGCTCGGGCAGTTCCCCCGCGCAATCCTGGAGGCGGCCGAGATCGACGGCGCGAGCAGGTGGCGGATGCTGTGGCGCATCGTCGTGCCCATCAGCCGCCCGACCCTCTCGGTGCTGCTCATCTTCTTCTTCATCTGGACGTGGAACGAGTTCTTCCTGCCGTTGGTGTTCCTCATCGACAACGACAACCAGACCGTGCCGGTCGCCCTGGCCAGCCTGCAGGGCGAGAAGATGATGGACGCCACCACGACCAGCGCGTCCGCGCTGCTCGGCATCGTCCCGGCCGTGGCCTTCTTCCTGATCTTCCAGCGCACGCTGACCCGTGGCGTCACGGTCGGCGCCATCAAGTAA
- a CDS encoding carbohydrate ABC transporter permease, with protein MAPPGAGTARPRGRGGYWLYLVPSLVLFLAIIVVPFLMNLATSFTRWSGVGTPKWIGLDNYTKLFKDERFWASFQHNVALIVAMAVVPTIIGLVLAAALFDYIAKRFGGRTASALRAAFYLPQVLPVAVAGVVWGWMLHPSYGAVNQIFGLKVNWLGDPDFALATVMAIMVWFQLGYPVVIFMAGLQRVDPSLYEAAEIDGASWWRRFWHITIAQIRPEIFVVLLTCTIAALKVFGPIFVLTRGGPGSATMVPSYFSYLNFFQKVNVGYGSAIATVLALIILVVTFLFLRVQERDQESES; from the coding sequence ATGGCACCACCCGGCGCGGGTACCGCCCGCCCGCGCGGGAGGGGCGGCTACTGGCTCTACCTGGTTCCGAGCCTGGTGCTGTTCCTCGCGATCATCGTCGTCCCGTTCCTGATGAACCTCGCGACGAGCTTCACCCGCTGGTCCGGCGTCGGCACTCCCAAGTGGATCGGGCTCGACAACTACACGAAGCTGTTCAAGGACGAGCGTTTCTGGGCCTCCTTCCAGCACAACGTCGCGCTGATCGTCGCGATGGCCGTGGTGCCCACGATCATCGGTCTGGTGCTCGCCGCCGCGCTGTTCGACTACATCGCCAAGCGCTTCGGCGGGCGTACGGCCTCGGCCCTGCGCGCGGCGTTCTACCTCCCGCAGGTGCTGCCCGTCGCGGTGGCCGGCGTGGTCTGGGGCTGGATGCTCCACCCGTCGTACGGCGCGGTCAACCAGATCTTCGGGCTGAAGGTCAACTGGCTGGGCGACCCCGATTTCGCGCTGGCGACGGTCATGGCGATCATGGTGTGGTTCCAGCTCGGGTACCCGGTCGTCATCTTCATGGCCGGGCTCCAGCGGGTCGACCCCTCGTTGTACGAGGCGGCCGAGATCGACGGGGCCTCGTGGTGGCGCAGGTTCTGGCACATCACGATCGCGCAGATCCGGCCGGAGATCTTCGTGGTCCTGCTGACCTGCACGATCGCGGCGCTGAAGGTGTTCGGGCCGATCTTCGTGCTGACCAGGGGAGGGCCCGGCTCCGCGACCATGGTGCCGTCGTACTTCTCCTATCTGAACTTCTTCCAGAAGGTCAACGTCGGGTACGGCTCGGCGATCGCGACCGTGCTCGCCCTGATCATCCTCGTGGTGACCTTCCTCTTCCTGCGGGTGCAGGAGCGTGACCAGGAGAGTGAGTCGTGA
- a CDS encoding ABC transporter substrate-binding protein — protein MFRVGRSAAVAALAAAALALGACGGSSDDSNSGGSGGSAEGRTLTLWHYETGNSAMGTAWAQAIKDFEASHPGVTVKFEEKGFEQIQKTASMVLNSDEAPDIMEYNKGNATAGQLSKQGLLTDLSEEATKRGWDKLLSPSLQTTAKYDERGIMGSGKWFGVPNYGEYVMVYYNKDMFEKAGVKVPTSFDEFTAALDAFAKKGTTPIATAGAEYPAQQLFYLLALNKANRAWIDSFELYKGKVDFHGPEFTYAAQTISDWVKKGYIGKDSAGMKAEDMGVAFIGGKYPIMVSGSWWFGRLQEEIKDFKWGSFLWPGQFAPGSSGNIWVVPEKSENKDLAYDFIDITMKKEIQNLLGNSGGVPVAADPTAITDAQNKELIENFNKLSTQDGLAFYPDWPAPGYYDVLVAGVQELINGSKKPEEVLDEIAQPYNDNLADIAE, from the coding sequence ATGTTCAGAGTAGGCAGGAGCGCGGCGGTGGCGGCACTGGCCGCGGCCGCACTGGCGCTCGGCGCGTGCGGTGGATCCTCTGACGATTCCAATAGCGGCGGCAGCGGCGGCTCCGCGGAGGGCAGGACCCTCACCCTCTGGCACTACGAGACCGGCAACAGCGCCATGGGCACCGCCTGGGCTCAGGCGATCAAGGATTTCGAGGCGAGCCATCCCGGCGTCACGGTGAAGTTCGAGGAGAAGGGCTTCGAGCAGATCCAGAAGACGGCGTCTATGGTCCTCAACTCCGACGAGGCGCCCGACATCATGGAGTACAACAAGGGCAACGCGACGGCCGGTCAGCTGTCCAAGCAGGGCCTGCTCACCGACCTGTCGGAGGAGGCCACCAAACGCGGCTGGGACAAGCTGCTCAGCCCGTCGCTGCAGACCACGGCCAAATATGACGAGCGGGGCATCATGGGCTCGGGCAAGTGGTTCGGCGTGCCGAACTACGGCGAGTACGTGATGGTCTACTACAACAAGGACATGTTCGAGAAGGCGGGCGTCAAGGTGCCCACCAGCTTCGACGAGTTCACCGCGGCGCTCGACGCGTTCGCGAAGAAGGGCACCACGCCGATCGCGACGGCGGGCGCCGAGTACCCCGCCCAGCAGCTGTTCTACCTGCTCGCGCTGAACAAGGCCAACCGTGCCTGGATCGACTCCTTCGAGCTCTACAAGGGCAAGGTCGACTTCCACGGTCCCGAGTTCACCTACGCCGCGCAGACCATCTCCGACTGGGTGAAGAAGGGGTACATCGGCAAGGACTCGGCCGGCATGAAGGCCGAGGACATGGGCGTGGCGTTCATCGGCGGCAAGTACCCGATCATGGTGTCGGGCAGCTGGTGGTTCGGACGCCTGCAGGAGGAGATCAAGGACTTCAAGTGGGGCTCGTTCCTGTGGCCCGGCCAGTTCGCCCCCGGCTCCAGCGGCAACATCTGGGTCGTGCCGGAGAAGTCCGAGAACAAGGACCTCGCCTACGACTTCATCGACATCACGATGAAGAAGGAGATCCAGAACCTGCTCGGCAACTCGGGCGGCGTCCCGGTCGCGGCCGACCCCACCGCGATCACCGACGCGCAGAACAAGGAGCTCATCGAGAACTTCAACAAGCTCTCGACGCAGGACGGCCTGGCCTTCTACCCTGACTGGCCCGCCCCCGGCTACTACGACGTGCTCGTCGCCGGCGTACAGGAACTGATCAACGGCAGCAAGAAGCCCGAGGAGGTCCTGGACGAGATCGCCCAGCCGTACAACGACAACCTGGCCGACATCGCCGAGTAA
- a CDS encoding TIM-barrel domain-containing protein, which produces MSRWSAAMPYRPPLIAREFFVADPPELPVREPGEAGLSALTSAEVVASDGRGVTLKGSTSAEETLVVQITVAGEGVIRVRLSEDPDARTRSARAISMVTPGEYGEAVVEASHSRVIVDAGSLRAEVRLNPWNLRFTDRAGRTLVEQDPGHPDISGRLRTLPFGRSAVDGAPVAYHDTFVAPADEAFGGFGESFTPLDKRGQRPLMWNFDAFGAESQRAYKNVPFYLSSRGYGICVDSGTPVEFDVCQSTHSAVQIIVPDDLIDYYVIAGPAPAEVLDRFDRLTCRPQLPPKWAFGTWISSGFFRDSQERVLERARKIRERGIPCDVLHLDCYWQADGHWSDLQWDPETFPDPVGMLATLKEQGFKVCLWMNSYVSHLSPAFAEASEKGYFLRTRDGETYVADTWHGSYPACGIVDFTNPEAAEWFKGLLRDRLREGVAAFKTDFAEGVPADAVAFNGMTGTELHNVYTLLFNDIVAEVTREVNGHELVWARSSYLGGQRHSAQWSGDVDTTYSAMGSTIRGGLSHGLSGIPFWSHDAGGFTGTPSPDLYIRWSQFAALSPLVRFHGTTTREPWEFPAHAERAAVEALRLRYRLMPYIYSAAVTAAETGAPMLRALCVDHPDDPVAWQADLQYLLGTDLLVAPMTAADGTRKVYLPSGVWVDYWTGEAVDGGRYVTVSPPLDQIPLFVRHGSLIPVTEPGDTVADEPRVSLLAFGVPERESRTTIRDLDGDTTVTAVRDGDRLVVTAEGPKQIDGVEFVGPGVPVVIN; this is translated from the coding sequence ATGAGCCGATGGAGTGCCGCAATGCCGTACCGTCCCCCATTGATCGCGCGCGAGTTCTTCGTGGCGGATCCTCCCGAGCTTCCGGTACGCGAGCCGGGCGAGGCGGGCCTGTCCGCGCTGACCAGCGCGGAGGTGGTGGCCTCCGACGGCCGGGGCGTGACGCTCAAGGGCTCCACCTCGGCCGAGGAGACGCTCGTCGTGCAGATCACGGTCGCGGGTGAGGGGGTGATCCGGGTGCGCCTGTCGGAGGATCCCGACGCGCGCACCCGGTCCGCCCGCGCGATCTCCATGGTCACCCCGGGGGAGTACGGCGAGGCCGTCGTGGAGGCGAGCCACAGCCGCGTGATCGTCGACGCGGGATCGCTGCGGGCCGAGGTGCGGCTGAACCCGTGGAACCTGCGCTTCACCGACCGGGCGGGCCGCACGCTGGTGGAGCAGGACCCGGGTCACCCCGACATCAGCGGCCGGCTGCGCACGCTGCCGTTCGGCCGCTCCGCCGTCGACGGCGCCCCCGTCGCCTATCACGACACGTTCGTGGCCCCCGCCGACGAGGCGTTCGGCGGCTTCGGCGAGTCGTTCACGCCGCTCGACAAGCGCGGCCAGCGCCCGCTCATGTGGAACTTCGACGCCTTCGGCGCCGAGTCGCAGCGCGCGTACAAGAACGTGCCCTTCTACCTGTCCAGCAGGGGATACGGCATCTGCGTCGACAGCGGCACACCGGTCGAGTTCGACGTGTGCCAGTCCACGCACAGCGCCGTGCAGATCATCGTGCCCGACGACCTCATCGACTACTACGTCATCGCGGGACCGGCCCCGGCGGAGGTCCTGGACCGGTTCGACCGGCTGACCTGCCGGCCGCAGCTGCCGCCGAAGTGGGCGTTCGGCACCTGGATCTCCTCGGGCTTCTTCCGCGACAGCCAGGAGCGCGTGCTGGAGCGCGCCAGGAAGATCAGGGAGCGGGGGATCCCCTGCGACGTGCTCCACCTCGACTGCTACTGGCAGGCCGACGGGCACTGGTCCGACCTCCAGTGGGACCCGGAGACGTTCCCCGACCCGGTGGGCATGCTCGCCACGCTCAAGGAGCAGGGCTTCAAGGTCTGCCTGTGGATGAACTCCTACGTCTCGCACCTCAGCCCGGCCTTCGCCGAGGCCTCGGAGAAGGGCTACTTCCTCAGGACGCGCGACGGCGAGACCTACGTCGCCGACACCTGGCACGGCTCCTACCCGGCCTGCGGCATCGTCGACTTCACCAACCCCGAGGCGGCCGAGTGGTTCAAGGGCCTGCTGCGCGACCGCCTGCGTGAGGGCGTGGCGGCGTTCAAGACGGACTTCGCCGAGGGGGTCCCCGCCGACGCCGTGGCCTTCAACGGCATGACCGGCACCGAGCTGCACAACGTCTACACGCTGCTGTTCAACGACATCGTGGCGGAGGTGACCCGCGAGGTGAACGGACACGAGCTGGTCTGGGCCCGCTCGTCCTACCTCGGCGGCCAGCGTCACTCGGCCCAGTGGAGCGGCGACGTCGACACGACCTACTCCGCGATGGGCAGCACGATCAGGGGCGGGCTGTCGCACGGCCTGTCCGGCATCCCCTTCTGGAGCCACGACGCGGGCGGCTTCACCGGCACGCCCAGCCCGGACCTCTACATCCGCTGGTCGCAGTTCGCCGCGCTGTCCCCGCTGGTCCGGTTCCACGGCACGACCACCCGGGAGCCCTGGGAGTTCCCGGCGCACGCCGAGCGGGCCGCCGTCGAGGCCCTGCGGCTGCGCTACCGGCTCATGCCGTACATCTACTCGGCGGCCGTCACCGCGGCCGAGACGGGCGCGCCGATGCTGCGCGCGCTGTGCGTCGACCACCCGGACGACCCGGTGGCCTGGCAGGCGGACCTGCAGTACCTTCTCGGCACCGACCTGCTCGTCGCCCCGATGACCGCCGCCGACGGCACCAGGAAGGTCTACCTGCCCTCGGGGGTGTGGGTGGACTACTGGACCGGTGAGGCCGTGGACGGCGGACGTTACGTCACGGTGTCGCCGCCGCTCGACCAGATCCCCCTGTTCGTACGGCACGGCTCGCTGATCCCGGTCACCGAGCCGGGCGACACGGTGGCCGACGAGCCCCGGGTCTCGCTGCTCGCCTTCGGCGTGCCGGAGCGCGAGAGCCGTACGACGATCAGGGACCTGGACGGGGACACGACGGTCACGGCGGTGCGGGACGGCGACCGGCTGGTCGTCACCGCCGAGGGCCCCAAGCAGATCGACGGCGTCGAGTTCGTTGGCCCCGGCGTCCCGGTCGTCATCAACTAG
- a CDS encoding glycoside hydrolase family 53 protein, whose protein sequence is MRKILAALVVCAAAVLPAAQPAHAAGTLTMLGADVSSVQRSLDLGAKYYDAGGAQRDPLDILKGVGVNYVRLRIWNNPASGYNNKAKVLQYARTVKAKGLKLMIDFHYSDTWADPGKQYKPAAWASHGIGQLQTDVYNYTYDVCSSLKAQGTTPDSVQIGNEINVGMLWNDGKVVNNDFTNLSLLLKAGYNATKACNSGTQVIIHTANADSDAHARWFYDGIRAKGVPWDITGLSYYCMWHGTLSNLSSVISDMRSRYGKPVVIAETAYPFTPNNADWEGNSVTSGCPGYGLTWQGQGAEFAAVQSTARSAGAVGVFYWEPTWYAVPGNGWDPANINGTGDGWDNMAVFDWTGHINPNVRWTP, encoded by the coding sequence ATGAGAAAGATCCTGGCGGCGCTGGTCGTGTGCGCCGCCGCGGTGCTCCCCGCCGCGCAACCGGCGCACGCCGCCGGCACACTGACCATGCTCGGAGCCGACGTCTCCTCCGTGCAGCGCTCCCTCGACCTGGGCGCGAAGTACTACGACGCGGGCGGCGCCCAGCGGGACCCGCTCGACATCCTCAAGGGCGTCGGCGTCAACTACGTCCGCCTGCGGATCTGGAACAACCCGGCCAGCGGCTACAACAACAAGGCGAAGGTCCTCCAGTACGCCAGGACGGTCAAGGCCAAGGGCCTGAAGCTGATGATCGACTTCCACTACTCCGACACGTGGGCGGATCCCGGCAAGCAGTACAAGCCCGCCGCGTGGGCCAGCCACGGCATCGGCCAGTTGCAGACCGACGTCTACAACTACACCTACGACGTGTGCTCCAGCCTCAAGGCCCAGGGCACGACCCCCGACAGCGTGCAGATCGGCAACGAGATCAACGTCGGCATGCTGTGGAACGACGGCAAGGTCGTCAACAACGACTTCACGAACCTGAGCCTGCTGCTCAAGGCCGGCTACAACGCGACCAAGGCGTGCAACTCCGGCACTCAGGTGATCATCCACACCGCGAACGCCGACAGCGACGCGCACGCCCGCTGGTTCTACGACGGCATCCGGGCCAAGGGCGTCCCCTGGGACATCACCGGCCTGTCGTACTACTGCATGTGGCACGGCACGCTGTCCAACCTGTCCAGCGTGATCTCGGACATGCGGTCCCGCTACGGCAAGCCGGTCGTCATCGCCGAGACGGCCTACCCGTTCACTCCGAACAACGCCGACTGGGAGGGCAACTCGGTCACGTCGGGCTGTCCGGGATACGGCCTCACCTGGCAGGGTCAGGGCGCCGAGTTCGCGGCGGTGCAGAGCACGGCCCGCAGCGCGGGCGCCGTCGGCGTCTTCTACTGGGAGCCGACGTGGTACGCCGTGCCCGGGAACGGCTGGGACCCGGCGAACATCAACGGCACCGGCGACGGCTGGGACAACATGGCCGTCTTCGACTGGACCGGCCACATCAACCCGAACGTCAGATGGACCCCGTGA
- a CDS encoding glycoside hydrolase family 53 protein yields the protein MARFLAALLCAMAALFTTVAPAGAAAPAGGGPKPGGPPPHLAIRGADVSSLAKSEALGGTYRYANGRRGDALAILRHSGVNYIRLKVWVNPADGYNTENQVLAIAKRAKALGMGLLVDFHYSDSWADPGKQNKPAAWSALSFEELKQAVYDHTYDVLSALKAQGTTADMVQVGNEINGGLLWPDGRWDAWPGMAALLGAGYDAVKAVSARTKVVLHLADGGDNGLYRWWFDTAASYGVRYDVIGLSYYPFWHGTLAAFQANLNDVAARYGKPVVVAETAYPFTTADDDGWENIVTSAEPYPGYPATPAGQAAFARDLTNIVRAVPGGLGLGAFWWEATWTGVKGNGWDPADPSSGNAWENQALFGFDDRALPALREFARR from the coding sequence CGCGGCACCGGCCGGCGGCGGCCCGAAGCCCGGCGGCCCCCCACCCCACCTCGCGATCAGGGGCGCCGACGTGTCGAGCCTCGCCAAGTCCGAGGCGCTGGGCGGGACGTACCGCTACGCGAACGGGCGGCGGGGCGACGCGCTGGCGATCCTGCGGCACAGCGGGGTCAACTACATCCGGCTCAAGGTGTGGGTGAACCCCGCCGACGGCTACAACACCGAGAACCAGGTGCTCGCGATCGCGAAGCGGGCCAAGGCGCTCGGCATGGGCCTGCTGGTCGACTTCCACTACTCCGACTCCTGGGCCGACCCGGGCAAGCAGAACAAGCCCGCCGCCTGGTCCGCGCTGTCGTTCGAAGAACTGAAGCAGGCGGTGTACGACCACACCTACGACGTGCTGAGCGCGCTGAAGGCGCAGGGCACGACGGCCGACATGGTCCAGGTCGGCAACGAGATCAACGGCGGCCTGCTGTGGCCGGACGGCCGCTGGGACGCCTGGCCGGGAATGGCCGCCCTGCTGGGCGCCGGGTACGACGCGGTCAAGGCGGTGTCCGCCCGGACGAAGGTCGTGCTGCACTTGGCGGACGGCGGCGACAACGGCCTCTACCGGTGGTGGTTCGACACCGCCGCGTCCTACGGCGTCCGCTACGACGTGATCGGCCTGTCGTACTACCCGTTCTGGCACGGCACCCTCGCCGCGTTCCAGGCCAACCTCAACGACGTCGCCGCACGGTACGGCAAGCCGGTCGTGGTGGCGGAGACCGCCTATCCCTTCACGACGGCCGACGACGACGGCTGGGAGAACATCGTCACCTCCGCCGAGCCGTACCCGGGATATCCGGCGACCCCTGCGGGCCAGGCGGCGTTCGCCCGCGACCTGACGAACATCGTGCGGGCGGTGCCCGGCGGACTCGGCCTGGGGGCCTTCTGGTGGGAGGCCACCTGGACGGGGGTGAAGGGCAACGGCTGGGATCCCGCCGACCCGTCGTCGGGCAACGCCTGGGAGAACCAGGCGTTGTTCGGCTTCGACGACCGGGCGCTGCCCGCGCTGCGGGAGTTCGCCCGCCGGTGA